A window of the Paenibacillus thermoaerophilus genome harbors these coding sequences:
- the lysS gene encoding lysine--tRNA ligase gives MTEELELNELMVIRRNKLDELRGLGIDPFGAKYERTHHAAQIIEQYGQYTKEELESMAVQVSVAGRIMQRRGMGKAGFAHIQDLTGKIQIYVREDAVGAQKKKAYDILDVGDIIGVRGTVFKTQTGETTIKVTSLEVLSKSLYPLPEKFHGLKDVETRYRQRYVDLIVNPEVQKTFITRSKIIQSMRRYLDNLGYLEVETPTLHAIAGGAAARPFITHHNALDMQLYMRIAIELHLKRLIVGGLEKVYEIGRVYRNEGISTRHNPEFTMIELYEAYADYQDIMRLTENMISHIAQEVLGTTEIEYQGHQISLKTPWKRISMVDAVREATGVDFSREMSDEEAHRLAKEHNVPVEPTHTFGHIVNAFFETYVEHTLIEPTFITGHPVAISPLAKKNDADPRFTDRFELFIVGREHANAFSELNDPIDQRQRFEAQLIEREQGNDEAHEMDEDFIRALEYGMPPTGGLGIGIDRLVMLLTNSPSIRDVLLFPLMRERSGD, from the coding sequence ATGACGGAAGAATTGGAACTTAACGAGCTAATGGTCATTCGGCGGAACAAATTGGACGAGCTTCGCGGGCTTGGCATCGATCCGTTCGGGGCAAAATACGAACGGACGCACCATGCCGCCCAAATTATAGAGCAGTACGGACAATACACGAAGGAAGAACTGGAATCGATGGCCGTCCAGGTCAGCGTGGCCGGCCGGATCATGCAGCGCCGGGGCATGGGCAAAGCGGGATTCGCCCACATTCAGGATTTAACGGGCAAAATCCAGATCTATGTCCGCGAGGACGCGGTCGGGGCCCAGAAGAAAAAAGCGTACGACATTCTCGATGTCGGCGACATCATCGGTGTGCGCGGCACAGTGTTCAAGACGCAGACGGGCGAGACAACGATCAAAGTCACCTCGTTGGAGGTGCTGTCCAAATCGCTTTATCCGCTGCCGGAGAAGTTCCACGGGCTGAAGGACGTCGAGACGCGTTACCGTCAGCGTTACGTGGACCTGATCGTCAACCCGGAAGTTCAGAAGACGTTTATCACGCGGTCGAAAATCATCCAATCCATGCGCCGCTATCTTGATAACCTCGGCTATCTGGAAGTCGAGACTCCGACGCTGCACGCAATTGCCGGCGGCGCGGCGGCTCGTCCGTTTATTACGCACCACAATGCGCTCGACATGCAGTTGTATATGCGGATCGCCATCGAGCTTCATTTGAAGCGTCTGATCGTCGGCGGTCTCGAAAAGGTGTACGAGATCGGCCGCGTTTACCGCAACGAAGGCATATCCACGCGCCATAACCCGGAATTTACGATGATCGAGCTGTACGAAGCGTATGCGGACTACCAGGATATCATGCGCCTGACGGAGAACATGATCTCCCATATCGCTCAAGAAGTGCTGGGCACGACGGAGATCGAATACCAAGGCCACCAAATCAGCTTGAAAACGCCCTGGAAGCGCATCTCGATGGTGGACGCCGTCCGGGAAGCGACGGGCGTCGATTTCTCCCGCGAGATGTCCGATGAAGAAGCCCATCGGCTGGCCAAGGAGCATAACGTTCCGGTCGAGCCGACGCATACGTTCGGCCATATTGTCAACGCGTTCTTCGAGACGTATGTCGAGCATACGTTAATCGAGCCGACGTTTATTACCGGCCACCCCGTGGCGATATCGCCGCTGGCGAAAAAGAACGACGCCGATCCGCGGTTCACGGACCGGTTCGAGCTGTTTATCGTCGGCCGCGAGCATGCGAACGCGTTCAGCGAGCTGAACGACCCGATCGATCAGCGGCAGAGGTTCGAGGCGCAGCTCATCGAGCGCGAGCAAGGCAATGACGAAGCGCACGAGATGGACGAAGACTTTATCCGCGCGCTTGAATACGGCATGCCTCCGACAGGCGGATTGGGGATCGGCATCGACCGGCTGGTCATGCTGCTGACCAACTCTCCGTCGATTCGGGACGTGCTGCTGTTCCCGTTGATGCGCGAACGCTCCGGCGACTGA
- the folK gene encoding 2-amino-4-hydroxy-6-hydroxymethyldihydropteridine diphosphokinase, translating to MMEALAYIALGSNLGDRARNLAEAVKRMDSHPGIRLAAMSDIYETEPVGPVRQDDFLNAVAAVRTNLEPEPLLDALLAIEAEMGRVREIRWGPRTIDLDVLLYENIICNTPRLTIPHPHMGDRAFVLIPLVDCMDKLKRPEAESWRERLETLIGKETVRRWTDNR from the coding sequence ATGATGGAAGCTCTGGCGTATATTGCCTTGGGGTCAAATCTCGGCGACCGCGCCCGCAACCTGGCGGAAGCGGTGAAACGCATGGATTCGCATCCCGGCATCCGCCTTGCGGCGATGTCGGACATATACGAGACCGAGCCTGTCGGTCCGGTTCGGCAGGACGACTTTTTAAACGCCGTAGCGGCCGTGCGCACGAATCTGGAACCCGAGCCGCTGCTGGACGCCCTGCTCGCGATCGAAGCGGAGATGGGCCGGGTCCGCGAAATCCGCTGGGGCCCTCGAACGATCGATTTGGATGTGTTATTATATGAGAATATTATTTGCAATACGCCGCGGCTAACGATCCCGCACCCGCATATGGGCGACAGGGCTTTTGTGCTGATTCCGTTGGTGGATTGCATGGATAAGCTGAAGCGTCCGGAAGCGGAATCGTGGCGGGAGCGGCTGGAAACCCTGATAGGAAAGGAAACGGTCAGGCGATGGACAGACAACCGTTAG
- the folP gene encoding dihydropteroate synthase → MEIVRKQTVAREPITLISPHGRKLELGKRTVVMGILNVTPDSFSDGGKYAATDAAVRHAVEMAANGAGIIDVGGESTRPGAAAVPLKEELARVLPAIRAIRKELPDIPISVDTYKAEVARQAIEAGADLINDVWGGLADEDMPRVMASTGAWVCLMHNRKDGGAYSGDLIDEMVADLREMIARAIAAGVEPGNILLDPGIGFAKSYEQNLEAMSRLVELRQRLGYPLLLGTSRKRFIRRTLGDVAVDDCLEGTLATNILGIAAGCDIVRVHDVREMARAARMTDAIVRGATE, encoded by the coding sequence ATGGAAATCGTCCGTAAACAAACCGTCGCAAGAGAGCCGATCACGCTGATTTCTCCCCACGGACGCAAGCTGGAGCTCGGGAAGCGAACGGTGGTGATGGGCATCCTGAACGTCACACCGGATTCGTTCTCGGACGGCGGGAAGTATGCCGCGACGGATGCCGCCGTGCGTCATGCCGTCGAGATGGCGGCGAACGGAGCCGGCATCATCGACGTGGGCGGGGAGTCGACGCGGCCCGGCGCCGCAGCCGTCCCGCTGAAGGAGGAGCTTGCCCGGGTGCTGCCCGCCATCCGCGCCATCCGCAAGGAGCTGCCCGATATCCCGATCTCCGTCGATACGTATAAAGCGGAGGTCGCCAGGCAGGCGATCGAAGCGGGGGCCGATCTGATCAACGACGTATGGGGCGGGTTGGCCGACGAGGACATGCCCCGGGTGATGGCTTCCACGGGCGCATGGGTCTGCCTGATGCACAACCGGAAGGACGGGGGCGCTTACAGCGGCGATCTGATCGACGAGATGGTGGCCGATCTCCGGGAGATGATCGCCCGGGCTATCGCCGCAGGAGTCGAACCCGGCAACATTTTGCTCGACCCGGGAATCGGATTCGCCAAATCGTACGAGCAAAATCTGGAGGCGATGTCCCGCCTCGTCGAGCTCCGCCAGCGGCTCGGCTATCCGCTGCTGCTCGGCACCAGCCGCAAGCGGTTCATCCGACGTACGCTCGGCGACGTCGCGGTCGACGACTGCCTGGAAGGCACGCTGGCGACCAATATTCTTGGAATCGCGGCGGGGTGCGACATCGTGCGCGTGCACGATGTCCGGGAGATGGCCCGAGCGGCCCGCATGACCGACGCGATCGTGCGCGGAGCGACAGAGTAA
- a CDS encoding aminotransferase class IV produces the protein MHLSVNGTLIPDTQAVVPFYDHGFLYGIGLFETFRTYGGRPFRLDLHLRRLAEGCRSIGIVYEPDENELRQRITRLMEKNGCAEAYVRLSVSAGEQPLGLHTGDYDKPNEWIFAKPLAPAAGEACNPPRTLQLLRTRRNSPEGDVRLKSFHYLNNWLAKRELRELGAPGSAEGVMTDARGAVAEGIVSNIFWVRDGKLFTPDLSTGILPGVTRGLVLELAQELGVAAEQGAFGLEELLGSDEAFLTNSIQEIVPVDRIREPDGRETPLPAVGEDAPVTRALHRAYRCLTEREMAHGNRP, from the coding sequence ATGCACCTGTCGGTAAACGGTACATTGATTCCCGATACGCAAGCCGTGGTTCCGTTCTACGACCACGGCTTTCTGTACGGCATCGGGCTGTTCGAGACGTTCCGGACGTATGGAGGAAGACCGTTCCGGTTAGACTTGCACCTGCGGAGGCTGGCGGAGGGCTGCCGCTCCATCGGGATCGTTTACGAACCGGACGAGAATGAACTGAGACAACGCATTACTCGTCTGATGGAGAAGAACGGATGCGCAGAGGCGTACGTCCGCCTTTCCGTTTCCGCGGGGGAGCAGCCGCTCGGCCTGCATACCGGCGATTACGACAAGCCGAATGAATGGATATTCGCGAAGCCTCTTGCGCCCGCCGCAGGGGAGGCCTGCAATCCGCCGCGGACGCTGCAACTGCTGCGCACGCGCCGCAACTCGCCCGAAGGCGATGTGCGGCTGAAGTCGTTTCACTACCTGAACAATTGGCTCGCCAAGCGGGAGCTGCGCGAACTGGGAGCGCCCGGCTCGGCGGAAGGCGTTATGACGGACGCGCGCGGCGCCGTCGCCGAAGGGATCGTCAGCAATATTTTTTGGGTGCGGGACGGGAAGCTGTTCACGCCGGATTTGTCGACGGGCATATTGCCCGGCGTGACGCGCGGGCTTGTGCTGGAGCTGGCGCAAGAGCTGGGCGTTGCCGCTGAGCAAGGCGCGTTCGGCCTCGAGGAGCTGCTCGGTTCGGATGAGGCGTTTCTGACGAATTCGATCCAGGAGATCGTCCCCGTGGACCGGATTCGGGAACCGGACGGGAGGGAAACGCCGCTTCCCGCCGTCGGCGAGGACGCGCCCGTTACCCGCGCACTTCACCGCGCGTATCGCTGCTTGACAGAAAGGGAGATGGCTCATGGAAATCGTCCGTAA
- the folB gene encoding dihydroneopterin aldolase encodes MDKLSLRNMRFFAHHGVFPEENRLGQTYIVDLELFFDLRAAGRSDDLNDTINYAELYERVRAVVCGETYNLIERLAQRLAETLLDGYPMLDAVTVRVIKPNPPFDIQFDGVCVEIHRRRPEVESS; translated from the coding sequence CTGGACAAGCTTTCATTGCGCAATATGCGCTTTTTCGCCCATCACGGGGTGTTTCCCGAGGAGAACCGGCTGGGCCAAACCTATATCGTCGATCTGGAGCTGTTCTTCGATCTCCGCGCGGCAGGCCGTTCCGACGATTTGAACGATACGATCAATTACGCCGAGCTGTACGAACGGGTGCGAGCCGTCGTTTGCGGGGAGACGTACAATCTTATTGAACGTCTGGCCCAGCGTTTGGCCGAAACGCTGCTGGACGGCTACCCGATGCTGGATGCCGTCACCGTGCGCGTCATCAAGCCGAACCCGCCTTTCGACATCCAGTTCGACGGCGTCTGCGTGGAGATTCACCGCCGCCGGCCGGAGGTAGAGTCCTCATGA
- a CDS encoding anthranilate synthase component I family protein has protein sequence MEMTPYSRWIEWIGQGYRHLPYVSVRPCEEGCPVVWLKLLEQAGESVFVLESGKSGRYTYVGFGPSGLIRGKGRETVVTERGEDGQWHSRQQSGDPLETVRRWLERWKTPRVPGAPKFIGGAVGYWSYDLGRSIERMPEFAEDDLDIPDYEWMRMDRVWIYDREQQLLYTAVHANAAGAGADELARLHAETAAAASDMSAMWKRWSEQAESDPLLGKLEAEAAKADEEGLHFDVESLPGLGTAFPKERFVEAVRRIQDYIAQGDVFQVNLSVRQHRKLSASPPLIYEALRRVNPSPYMGYLRMPGLELVSGSPELLVRLVDGVIEARPIAGTRRRGESAGDDERLERELRTTEKEVAEHIMLVDLLRNDIGRVAQYGSVKVPELMTVERYSHVMHLVSHVEGRIAEGRGAFDVIRAVFPGGTITGAPKIRTMEIIEELEPVRRGPYTGSIGWIDYNGDMELNIIIRTLVVREGTGYIQAGAGIVIDSLPEREYKECLNKARAMWKAVRLAEAVEAGDEGRGAER, from the coding sequence ATGGAGATGACGCCGTATTCGCGTTGGATTGAATGGATCGGGCAAGGCTATCGCCATTTGCCGTACGTGTCCGTCCGCCCGTGCGAAGAAGGGTGTCCCGTCGTATGGCTGAAACTGCTCGAGCAGGCAGGGGAATCGGTATTCGTACTGGAGAGCGGCAAAAGCGGCCGATACACCTATGTCGGCTTCGGGCCATCCGGTCTGATCCGGGGCAAAGGAAGGGAGACTGTCGTCACGGAGCGCGGGGAGGATGGGCAATGGCACTCCCGCCAACAATCGGGGGACCCGCTGGAGACGGTTCGCCGGTGGCTCGAACGTTGGAAGACGCCGCGCGTGCCCGGCGCTCCCAAGTTTATCGGCGGAGCGGTGGGCTACTGGTCGTACGATCTCGGCCGCTCCATCGAACGGATGCCGGAGTTCGCGGAGGACGATCTGGACATTCCGGATTACGAATGGATGAGAATGGACCGCGTCTGGATCTACGACCGGGAACAGCAATTGCTCTATACGGCTGTGCATGCGAACGCTGCCGGCGCCGGTGCGGACGAGCTCGCGCGCCTGCATGCCGAGACGGCCGCCGCCGCGTCCGATATGTCCGCCATGTGGAAGCGGTGGAGCGAGCAGGCCGAGAGCGATCCGCTATTGGGGAAGCTGGAGGCCGAGGCGGCGAAGGCGGACGAAGAAGGGCTGCATTTCGATGTCGAATCGTTGCCGGGTCTTGGCACGGCCTTTCCCAAGGAACGATTCGTCGAAGCCGTCCGCCGCATTCAGGACTACATCGCCCAGGGCGACGTGTTCCAGGTGAATCTGTCCGTTCGTCAGCACCGGAAGCTGTCGGCTTCTCCGCCCCTTATATATGAAGCGCTGCGCCGGGTCAATCCTTCTCCGTATATGGGCTATCTTCGGATGCCGGGCCTTGAGCTCGTCTCGGGCTCGCCCGAGCTGCTCGTCCGACTCGTCGACGGCGTCATCGAGGCGCGGCCGATCGCGGGCACCCGGAGACGGGGCGAGTCGGCGGGGGACGACGAGAGGCTGGAGCGGGAACTGCGGACGACCGAGAAGGAAGTGGCCGAGCATATCATGCTGGTGGACTTGCTGCGCAACGATATCGGGCGGGTCGCGCAGTACGGCAGCGTGAAGGTGCCGGAACTGATGACGGTGGAGCGCTACTCCCATGTGATGCATCTCGTCTCGCATGTCGAAGGGCGGATTGCCGAAGGTCGCGGCGCCTTCGACGTGATCCGGGCGGTTTTCCCGGGCGGAACGATCACGGGCGCGCCCAAGATCCGCACGATGGAGATTATCGAGGAGCTGGAACCCGTCCGGCGTGGTCCGTACACCGGCTCGATCGGATGGATTGACTACAACGGCGATATGGAATTAAATATAATCATACGCACGCTGGTCGTCCGGGAAGGCACCGGTTATATCCAGGCCGGAGCGGGGATCGTAATCGATTCCTTGCCGGAGCGAGAGTACAAGGAGTGCCTGAACAAGGCCCGGGCGATGTGGAAAGCGGTGCGGCTTGCGGAGGCAGTCGAGGCTGGAGACGAGGGAAGGGGAGCGGAGAGATGA
- a CDS encoding helix-turn-helix domain-containing protein — translation MDRQPLGQRIRAYRKLKGLTQEQLADRMGISLSVLGSLERGTRPIDPRLLERIAEALNISAEELTAPSLG, via the coding sequence ATGGACAGACAACCGTTAGGGCAACGAATTCGCGCATATCGCAAGCTGAAGGGGTTGACGCAGGAACAATTAGCCGACCGCATGGGCATCTCCTTATCCGTACTGGGGTCGCTCGAACGCGGCACCCGGCCGATCGATCCGAGACTGCTCGAGCGGATCGCGGAAGCGCTGAATATATCGGCAGAGGAGTTGACGGCCCCTTCCTTAGGGTGA
- the pabA gene encoding aminodeoxychorismate/anthranilate synthase component II: MILVIDNYDSFTYNLVQYLGELGAEIRVYRNDEIDVAGIERLAPDHILISPGPCTPNEAGISLELIEKLGGRVPILGVCLGHQSIGQAFGGDVVRADKLMHGKTSEIYHDGRTIFEGIPSPYTATRYHSLVVKPETLPDCLEISARTADGEIMGLRHKTYNIEGVQFHPESIITEHGHTLLRNFLSISGGVRG, translated from the coding sequence ATGATTTTGGTCATCGACAATTACGATTCGTTTACGTATAATCTGGTTCAATATCTCGGGGAGCTCGGCGCGGAGATCCGCGTATACCGGAACGACGAGATCGACGTCGCTGGAATCGAGCGGCTTGCGCCCGATCATATTCTGATATCGCCGGGACCCTGCACGCCGAACGAGGCGGGAATCAGCCTGGAGCTGATCGAGAAGCTGGGCGGGCGAGTCCCGATCCTGGGCGTATGCCTCGGTCACCAATCGATCGGGCAAGCGTTCGGCGGCGACGTCGTGCGGGCCGACAAGCTGATGCACGGCAAAACCTCGGAGATCTACCATGACGGCCGCACGATATTTGAGGGCATTCCGTCTCCCTACACCGCGACCCGGTATCATTCGCTCGTCGTGAAGCCGGAGACGCTGCCGGACTGCCTGGAGATCAGCGCGCGCACGGCGGACGGCGAGATTATGGGGCTTCGCCATAAGACGTATAACATCGAAGGCGTGCAGTTCCATCCGGAATCGATCATCACCGAACACGGCCATACGCTTCTGCGCAATTTCTTGTCCATCTCGGGCGGGGTCAGGGGTTAA
- the cysK gene encoding cysteine synthase A has product MAKLVQSVTDLIGDTPLVRLNRVVPEGSAEVYVKLEFQNPGASVKDRIAISMIEAAEAEGRLKPGDTIIEPTSGNTGIGLAMVAAAKGYKAILVMPETMSLERRNLLRAYGAQLVLTPGAEGMKGAIKRAEEILAENPGYFMPQQFKNQANVKIHIETTGPEIVEAINNHDGKLDAFVAGIGTGGTITGAGKVLREHFPHIKIYAVEPAASPVLSGGKPGPHKIQGIGAGFVPDILNTSIYDAVIPVENDDAFATARRVAREEGILGGISSGAAIFAALKVAKELGPGKRVVAVVPSNGERYLSTPLYQFED; this is encoded by the coding sequence ATGGCGAAATTGGTGCAAAGCGTTACGGACTTGATCGGGGATACGCCGCTGGTTCGGTTGAATCGCGTCGTTCCTGAGGGAAGTGCGGAAGTATACGTGAAGCTTGAGTTCCAGAACCCGGGAGCCAGCGTAAAAGACCGTATCGCGATCAGCATGATCGAAGCGGCCGAAGCCGAAGGCAGGCTGAAGCCGGGCGATACGATCATCGAGCCGACGAGCGGCAATACCGGCATCGGACTGGCTATGGTCGCGGCGGCGAAAGGCTACAAAGCGATCCTGGTCATGCCGGAGACGATGAGCTTGGAGCGCCGCAACCTGCTTCGCGCTTACGGCGCGCAGCTCGTGCTGACTCCGGGCGCCGAAGGCATGAAAGGCGCGATCAAGCGCGCGGAAGAGATTCTGGCGGAAAACCCGGGCTACTTCATGCCGCAGCAATTCAAAAACCAAGCGAACGTCAAAATTCATATCGAGACGACCGGTCCGGAAATTGTCGAAGCGATCAACAACCACGACGGCAAGCTCGACGCCTTCGTCGCCGGCATCGGAACCGGCGGCACGATCACGGGCGCGGGCAAAGTGCTTCGCGAACATTTCCCGCACATCAAAATTTACGCGGTCGAACCGGCGGCTTCTCCCGTTCTGTCCGGCGGCAAACCGGGCCCGCACAAAATTCAAGGCATCGGCGCAGGCTTTGTGCCGGATATCTTGAACACCAGCATTTATGACGCCGTCATTCCGGTCGAAAACGACGACGCGTTCGCGACGGCCCGCCGCGTTGCGCGCGAAGAGGGCATCTTGGGCGGCATCTCCTCGGGTGCAGCCATCTTCGCCGCTCTGAAGGTCGCCAAAGAACTGGGCCCCGGCAAACGTGTCGTTGCGGTTGTCCCGTCGAACGGCGAACGGTATTTGTCCACGCCGCTGTACCAATTCGAAGACTGA
- a CDS encoding peptidylprolyl isomerase produces MDIEKKRSWIFGIIGVAAGVAAGWGIAAAFGPFAADTGGAGPGAAPTPAASAPAVSPAPNAEQRVLAKVGDRVITEADLRAYLYGRHGEESLRTLIDREVVALEAGRRKLTVSQQEIDEELRRMQQGYDSEEEFYRSMREQLGLTKEHLVQDITHRLLSEKIAIASIVVKDSEVEEYIRERPEEFESYERYHLQKIVVRTAEQANAVIAQLRSGADFGETAQTLSMDDDTARFGGDIGWIDEHDPFVDPALLKTAATLKPGQFSEPFEAEGGYVVLRMVDKKVENDRTPEQIRSAVRKELALRRAKPLNEVVEELRNKYGVEIGDVGDYFKVDKK; encoded by the coding sequence ATGGATATAGAGAAAAAAAGATCGTGGATCTTCGGAATCATAGGAGTTGCGGCCGGAGTTGCGGCGGGATGGGGTATCGCCGCGGCCTTCGGCCCTTTTGCTGCGGATACGGGAGGCGCAGGGCCCGGAGCCGCTCCAACGCCAGCCGCGAGCGCTCCCGCGGTGAGCCCGGCGCCCAATGCCGAGCAGCGCGTGTTGGCCAAAGTCGGCGACCGGGTCATCACGGAAGCCGACCTGCGGGCGTACTTGTACGGACGCCACGGAGAGGAATCGCTGCGCACGCTGATCGATCGGGAAGTGGTGGCGCTGGAAGCCGGACGGCGCAAGTTGACGGTGTCCCAGCAGGAGATCGACGAAGAGCTGAGGCGGATGCAGCAGGGATACGACAGCGAGGAGGAGTTTTACCGCTCCATGCGCGAGCAGCTCGGCTTGACCAAGGAGCATCTCGTGCAGGATATTACCCATCGCCTGTTGTCCGAAAAAATTGCGATTGCTTCCATTGTGGTGAAGGATTCCGAGGTGGAGGAATATATACGCGAACGCCCCGAGGAATTCGAGAGCTATGAACGCTATCACCTGCAGAAGATCGTCGTCCGCACAGCGGAGCAGGCGAACGCCGTGATCGCCCAGCTCCGAAGCGGCGCGGACTTCGGGGAGACGGCGCAGACGCTTTCGATGGACGACGACACCGCGCGGTTCGGCGGAGATATCGGATGGATCGACGAGCACGATCCGTTTGTCGATCCGGCCCTGTTGAAGACGGCCGCCACGCTGAAGCCGGGACAATTCAGCGAACCGTTCGAAGCGGAGGGCGGCTATGTGGTGCTGCGCATGGTGGACAAAAAAGTCGAAAACGACAGGACGCCGGAGCAGATTCGCAGCGCGGTCCGCAAAGAATTGGCGTTGCGCCGGGCCAAGCCTCTGAACGAGGTCGTCGAAGAGCTGCGGAATAAATACGGAGTCGAAATAGGCGACGTCGGCGACTATTTTAAGGTTGACAAGAAATAA
- the greA gene encoding transcription elongation factor GreA — protein sequence MNEKEVILTPEGLKKLEEELEHLKSVKRREVAERIKVAIGYGDISENSEYEDAKNEQAFIEGRVITLEKMLRNARIINNDEVDTDTVSIGSIVIVEDLEFKETIEYAIVGTAESDPFQNKISNESPVGKALLGKKKGAIVDVQVPAGIIQYKILDIKK from the coding sequence ATGAACGAAAAGGAAGTCATTTTGACACCCGAAGGTTTGAAGAAGCTGGAGGAAGAACTGGAGCACCTGAAGTCGGTCAAGCGCCGCGAGGTGGCAGAACGGATCAAGGTTGCCATCGGATACGGAGACATCAGCGAAAACTCCGAGTACGAGGACGCCAAGAACGAACAGGCCTTCATTGAGGGACGCGTCATCACGCTGGAGAAGATGCTTCGCAACGCGCGGATCATCAACAATGACGAAGTCGATACGGATACCGTCAGCATCGGCTCGATCGTCATCGTCGAAGATCTGGAGTTCAAGGAAACGATCGAATATGCCATCGTCGGCACGGCCGAATCCGATCCGTTCCAGAACAAGATCTCCAACGAGAGCCCGGTCGGAAAAGCGTTGCTCGGAAAGAAAAAAGGCGCTATCGTCGACGTGCAGGTTCCGGCGGGCATTATTCAGTATAAAATTCTGGATATCAAGAAGTAA
- the dusB gene encoding tRNA dihydrouridine synthase DusB, translating into MLKIGNVTAPNNVVLAPMAGVCNPAFRLIAKEFGCGLVCAEMVSDKAILHGNQRTMQMLYVDEREKPLSLQIFGGDTETLVAAAKHVDRYTNADIIDINMGCPVPKVTKCDAGARWLLSPDRIEKMVSTVVKAVKKPVTVKMRIGWDEDHIYAVQNAKAVENGGGAAVAVHGRTRVQMYTGKANWDIIREVKQSVSIPVIGNGDVFTPEDARRMLDTTGVDGVMIGRAALGNPWMLYRTIEYLTKGVLPPEPTPEEKIRIAILHLDRLVALKGEGQAVREMRKHMAWYLKGLRGSARVKDAIMELTERDAMVRELEQYVRNLRDGVYGDPAEGSGSESAGSVPEAVVR; encoded by the coding sequence ATGTTAAAAATCGGAAATGTGACCGCCCCCAACAACGTGGTGCTTGCGCCGATGGCCGGCGTCTGCAATCCCGCGTTCCGTCTGATCGCCAAGGAATTCGGATGCGGGCTGGTCTGCGCGGAGATGGTCAGCGACAAAGCGATCCTCCACGGCAACCAGCGCACGATGCAGATGCTGTATGTCGACGAGCGCGAAAAGCCGCTCAGCCTGCAAATATTCGGCGGCGATACGGAGACGCTGGTGGCCGCGGCCAAGCACGTCGACCGGTACACGAATGCCGACATTATCGATATCAATATGGGTTGCCCGGTTCCCAAAGTGACCAAGTGCGACGCGGGCGCCCGCTGGCTGCTGTCGCCGGACCGGATCGAGAAGATGGTGTCGACGGTCGTAAAAGCCGTGAAAAAGCCGGTTACGGTAAAAATGCGGATCGGCTGGGACGAAGACCATATCTATGCGGTGCAAAACGCCAAAGCGGTCGAGAACGGCGGCGGCGCGGCCGTCGCGGTGCACGGACGCACCCGCGTTCAGATGTACACCGGCAAAGCCAACTGGGACATTATCCGGGAGGTCAAGCAGTCCGTCTCTATCCCGGTCATCGGCAACGGAGACGTGTTCACTCCGGAGGACGCCAGACGGATGCTCGATACGACGGGCGTCGACGGCGTAATGATTGGCCGGGCGGCGCTCGGCAATCCGTGGATGCTGTACCGGACGATCGAATATTTGACGAAGGGCGTGCTGCCGCCGGAGCCGACGCCGGAAGAAAAGATTCGCATCGCGATCCTGCATTTGGACCGGCTGGTCGCGCTCAAGGGCGAAGGACAGGCGGTTCGCGAGATGCGCAAGCATATGGCCTGGTATTTGAAGGGACTCCGGGGGTCCGCCCGGGTGAAGGACGCCATCATGGAGCTTACCGAGCGGGATGCGATGGTGCGGGAGCTGGAGCAATACGTCCGCAATCTGCGGGACGGGGTGTACGGCGATCCTGCCGAAGGGTCCGGCTCCGAGTCTGCCGGCAGCGTTCCGGAAGCGGTCGTCCGCTGA